The Neofelis nebulosa isolate mNeoNeb1 chromosome 16, mNeoNeb1.pri, whole genome shotgun sequence genome includes a window with the following:
- the MCRIP1 gene encoding mapk-regulated corepressor-interacting protein 1: MTSSPVSRVVYNGKRNSSPRSPPSSSEIFTPAHEENVRFIYEAWQGVERDLRSQMSGSERGLVEEYVEKVPNPSLKTFKPIDLGDLKRRSTPDAKKS; this comes from the exons ATGACCAG TTCCCCCGTCTCCAGAGTCGTCTACAACGGCAAGAGGAACAGTAGCCCCCGCTCTCCCCCCAGCAGCAGCGAGATCTTCACCCCGGCCCATGAGGAGAATGTGCGCTTCATTTACGAAG CCTGGCAGGGAGTGGAGCGAGACCTGCGGAGCCAGATGTCGGGCAGCGAGCGGGGCCTGGTGGAGGAGTACGTGGAGAAGGTCCCCAACCCCAGTCTgaaga CCTTCAAGCCCATCGACCTGGGTGACCTGAAGCGCCGGAGCACGCCTGACGCCAAGAAGTCCTGA